A DNA window from Flavobacteriales bacterium contains the following coding sequences:
- a CDS encoding tetratricopeptide repeat protein, with protein sequence MKRLIIHTLALLFTALSAIAHPSFEEGNKYYAEGKYSDAIKAYEQVYEDGYQSADLYYNLGNAYTKLKQTGKAILYYEKALKLEPGHEDARNNLEWISAQTRDRIEVIPTLFYQRWIQSFTSLFQPAGWAWITLLFEWLAAGGFSLYLLMKNRRIARNLFYLSCMLVTFTIIAWVAGSGRLHQINRSDSGVIMSSSAVVRAAPNGTGSELFILHEGAVCDVLEQDQDWMKVRLTNGKEGWVEAEAMEMI encoded by the coding sequence ATGAAACGGTTGATCATACATACGCTTGCCTTGCTCTTCACCGCGTTATCAGCCATTGCACATCCTTCGTTTGAAGAAGGCAACAAATACTATGCGGAAGGCAAGTACAGCGACGCCATCAAAGCCTATGAACAAGTATATGAAGACGGATACCAAAGTGCCGATTTATACTACAACCTCGGAAATGCATACACCAAACTTAAGCAAACCGGGAAGGCCATTCTATACTACGAGAAGGCCCTGAAGTTGGAACCGGGACACGAAGATGCCCGCAACAACCTGGAGTGGATCAGTGCACAGACCCGCGACCGCATCGAGGTCATCCCAACCCTTTTCTACCAACGATGGATTCAAAGTTTCACATCTTTGTTTCAGCCTGCAGGATGGGCATGGATAACACTCTTATTTGAATGGCTGGCAGCCGGCGGATTTTCACTTTACCTGCTGATGAAGAACCGGCGTATTGCACGCAATCTTTTCTACCTGTCCTGTATGTTGGTCACTTTTACCATCATTGCATGGGTAGCCGGTTCAGGAAGACTGCATCAGATTAACCGTTCGGATTCTGGCGTCATCATGTCCTCCTCCGCTGTGGTAAGAGCTGCACCGAACGGTACCGGCAGTGAGTTGTTCATCCTGCATGAAGGTGCCGTATGTGATGTACTGGAGCAAGATCAGGATTGGATGAAGGTAAGACTCACCAACGGTAAAGAAGGATGGGTCGAAGCCGAAGCGATGGAGATGATTTAA
- a CDS encoding VWA domain-containing protein → MFRFEHSEFLHGLWIIALLFLLAILGVRIRRRILGRFTDEKLTDRLAPDRSRTRPWIKTSLLIMAFALLILGAANPQLGSKLQEAKQEGIDLMVAFDLSNSMMAEDVKPNRLEQAKQMVSRLVEKLKGDRIGIVVFGGKAYTQLPITSDYAAARLYLSTFNTELIPTQGTAIGDAIRTSMEAFSEDNDHGKAILVISDGENHEDDAIEAAKEANEANVIILTMGIGSPDGGPIPIYRGKNMVGYRKDQEGNTVVTRMNATMLQEVAAAGQGSYITYTGSESSAKRVLEEIGKLQKGEIATRLFTDYEDRFYYLLWAALILLVAETLIPEKRSKWFDKWTI, encoded by the coding sequence ATGTTCCGTTTTGAACATAGCGAATTTCTGCACGGGCTTTGGATCATCGCCCTGTTGTTTCTTCTTGCAATCCTCGGCGTGCGGATCAGGCGCAGGATTCTGGGTCGCTTTACGGATGAGAAGTTGACTGATCGCCTGGCACCTGACCGATCACGTACCCGTCCCTGGATAAAAACCAGTTTACTGATCATGGCTTTCGCCTTGCTGATCCTGGGCGCTGCCAATCCGCAACTCGGCTCGAAGCTTCAGGAGGCGAAACAGGAAGGGATTGACCTGATGGTGGCCTTCGATCTCTCCAATAGTATGATGGCAGAGGATGTCAAACCCAACAGACTGGAGCAGGCAAAACAAATGGTATCCCGGCTGGTTGAAAAACTGAAGGGAGACAGGATCGGTATCGTGGTGTTCGGAGGCAAAGCATATACACAGCTTCCCATCACGTCCGACTATGCTGCCGCCCGTCTGTACCTGTCAACATTCAATACGGAACTTATCCCCACGCAAGGCACCGCCATCGGTGATGCCATCCGCACATCCATGGAAGCGTTCAGTGAAGACAATGATCACGGCAAAGCCATCCTGGTGATCAGTGACGGGGAGAACCATGAAGATGATGCCATTGAAGCAGCCAAAGAGGCGAACGAAGCCAATGTGATCATCCTTACAATGGGCATCGGTTCACCTGACGGTGGCCCCATCCCCATATACCGTGGAAAAAACATGGTCGGGTATCGGAAAGACCAGGAAGGCAATACGGTGGTGACACGCATGAATGCAACGATGCTACAGGAGGTCGCAGCTGCCGGCCAGGGATCCTATATCACATATACCGGAAGCGAAAGTTCTGCGAAACGCGTTCTTGAAGAGATCGGTAAATTGCAGAAAGGTGAGATCGCCACGAGGTTGTTCACCGATTATGAAGACCGGTTTTACTATCTCTTATGGGCGGCACTTATCCTGCTGGTTGCGGAAACACTGATTCCGGAAAAACGAAGCAAATGGTTCGACAAATGGACAATATGA
- the rho gene encoding transcription termination factor Rho encodes MYSILELNDKLVAELKEIAKALNIPDYNALRKQELIYKILDQQAISPQKTANATIAMKEEKKADQAKETTTDQPSNTPSPEKTEKPVEAKQQSPQASAEEKSRPPRSEKPTEEKREQQEKVSSESAPSSSNHSRNEGGKPSQSNGQNHSDRSSNQNNDRQRNFQQQRPQRQEKKTPPEDLFDFDGIIVSEGVLEIMPDGYGFLRSSDYNYLTSPDDIYVSQSQIKLFGLKTGDTVRGSIRPPKEGEKYFPLIKVEKINGREPDYVRDRVPFDHLTPLFPFEKLQLTGHRKSNLSTRVMDLFTPIGKGQRGLIVAQPKTGKTTLLKDVANAIAENHPEVYLLVLLIDERPEEVTDMARSVRAEVISSTFDEPAERHVKVANIVLEKAKRMVECGHDVVILLDSITRLARAYNTVSPASGKVLSGGVDANALHKPKRFFGAARKIENGGSLTILATALTETGSKMDDVIFEEFKGTGNMELQLDRKISNKRIYPAIDIVTSSTRREDLLLDKEVLPRIWVLRNHLSDMNAVEAMEFLLDRMRHTKTNEEFLVSMNS; translated from the coding sequence ATGTATAGTATCCTTGAACTGAACGACAAACTGGTCGCCGAGTTAAAAGAAATAGCCAAAGCATTAAATATCCCTGATTACAATGCACTCCGCAAACAGGAGTTGATCTATAAAATACTTGACCAACAAGCCATTTCTCCCCAAAAAACTGCCAACGCAACAATCGCGATGAAGGAAGAAAAAAAAGCCGACCAAGCGAAAGAGACAACCACGGATCAACCATCCAACACTCCGTCTCCTGAAAAAACAGAAAAACCGGTAGAAGCAAAACAGCAGTCTCCCCAAGCAAGTGCTGAAGAGAAAAGTCGGCCACCACGGTCTGAGAAACCCACAGAGGAAAAAAGAGAACAACAGGAGAAAGTAAGTTCGGAATCAGCTCCATCTTCTTCCAACCACTCCAGAAACGAGGGAGGAAAACCATCTCAGAGTAATGGTCAGAACCACAGCGACCGGTCTTCCAACCAGAATAACGATCGTCAAAGGAACTTTCAACAGCAGAGACCGCAGCGTCAGGAGAAAAAAACACCACCGGAAGATCTGTTCGATTTCGATGGCATCATCGTTAGTGAGGGTGTACTTGAAATCATGCCTGATGGCTACGGATTCCTCAGGTCATCCGACTACAACTACCTGACCTCACCCGATGATATTTATGTTTCCCAGTCACAGATCAAATTATTCGGTTTGAAAACCGGTGATACCGTTCGGGGAAGCATCAGACCTCCAAAGGAAGGTGAAAAGTATTTCCCGCTGATCAAAGTTGAAAAGATCAATGGAAGGGAACCTGACTACGTTAGGGATCGCGTACCTTTTGATCACCTGACACCCCTGTTCCCGTTTGAGAAGCTACAGCTTACCGGACATCGTAAAAGCAACTTGTCCACCCGTGTTATGGATCTCTTTACCCCTATCGGTAAAGGACAACGCGGATTGATTGTTGCGCAACCAAAAACCGGTAAAACCACTTTATTGAAAGATGTGGCCAATGCCATTGCAGAAAATCATCCGGAAGTTTACCTGCTGGTATTGCTGATCGATGAACGTCCAGAAGAGGTGACAGACATGGCCAGAAGCGTTCGTGCGGAGGTTATTTCATCAACGTTTGATGAGCCTGCAGAACGCCATGTAAAAGTGGCCAACATTGTTCTGGAGAAAGCCAAACGCATGGTGGAATGCGGACATGATGTTGTGATCCTGCTGGATTCCATCACCCGTCTGGCACGTGCTTATAACACTGTTTCACCGGCATCCGGCAAAGTGCTTTCCGGTGGTGTTGATGCCAACGCTCTTCACAAACCCAAGCGCTTCTTCGGTGCGGCCCGGAAAATTGAAAACGGCGGCTCATTAACCATCCTCGCTACTGCCCTTACAGAGACAGGTTCCAAAATGGATGATGTGATCTTTGAAGAGTTCAAAGGAACCGGTAACATGGAGCTGCAACTCGACAGAAAGATCTCCAACAAGCGTATCTACCCTGCCATCGATATCGTTACGTCAAGCACCCGTCGCGAAGATCTCCTCCTGGACAAAGAAGTACTGCCACGTATATGGGTGCTTCGCAATCACCTGTCCGATATGAACGCGGTGGAAGCCATGGAGTTCTTATTGGATAGAATGAGGCATACCAAGACCAACGAAGAGTTCCTGGTCTCCATGAACAGCTAG
- a CDS encoding metallophosphoesterase family protein has translation MKKILLISDTHGYLDPRLMPHITWADEVWHAGDIGKESVLDAIEALKPVRAVWGNIDSGEMRRRLKEELRFDCEGMDVWMTHIGGYPGRYDRRIVERLKKDPPGMFICGHSHILKVIYDKNLQLLHVNPGAAGKHGIHHVITAIRMEIDQGKVKELSIVEWPRKNISGSDPSNEPTPRLSGSPEGQE, from the coding sequence ATGAAAAAGATACTGCTGATATCAGATACACACGGCTACCTTGACCCGAGGTTGATGCCACATATCACCTGGGCGGACGAGGTATGGCATGCAGGTGATATCGGCAAGGAGTCGGTTCTGGATGCCATCGAGGCCTTGAAGCCCGTAAGAGCCGTCTGGGGAAATATCGACAGTGGAGAAATGCGCCGCCGGCTTAAAGAGGAGCTACGGTTTGACTGCGAGGGAATGGATGTGTGGATGACCCATATCGGCGGTTATCCGGGAAGGTATGACCGGAGGATCGTTGAAAGGTTGAAAAAGGATCCTCCCGGTATGTTCATTTGCGGACATTCGCATATCCTGAAAGTGATTTACGACAAGAATCTGCAACTGCTCCATGTGAATCCGGGCGCTGCGGGTAAACATGGCATTCATCATGTGATCACCGCCATCCGGATGGAAATTGATCAGGGCAAGGTGAAGGAACTAAGTATCGTAGAGTGGCCCAGAAAAAACATCAGCGGATCCGATCCATCGAACGAACCAACTCCTCGTCTTTCCGGATCGCCCGAAGGGCAAGAATAA
- a CDS encoding tetratricopeptide repeat protein — protein sequence MVRQMDNMRRIPSLLWLAILLAGAATSFAQDDAKYIREGNKHYEAQAFDKAGEAYQKSQKENPESREARFNLGDAYYKQKKYEEAAQQFRSLASEGKGDEAFKGKVYHNLGNTYLQSRKLEESIEAYKQALRLQPNDPETKYNLAYAQSLLKKQQQQDQEKQDQENKDKDKKDEENKDQQEKEKEKEQDEKKDQQDKKDQQDKKDQQDEKKNQEDSKESQEKEGQKNDEQKQGNKPDKPDKISREDAERLLDALQYEEKKLLDEQQKVIKGKKVPVAKDW from the coding sequence ATGGTTCGACAAATGGACAATATGAGACGGATTCCCTCTTTGCTCTGGCTGGCGATACTGTTGGCGGGAGCAGCTACATCCTTTGCTCAGGACGATGCGAAATATATCCGGGAAGGCAATAAACACTATGAAGCGCAGGCTTTCGACAAGGCCGGAGAAGCGTATCAGAAATCCCAAAAGGAAAATCCGGAATCCCGGGAGGCACGATTCAACCTTGGCGATGCCTATTACAAACAAAAGAAATATGAAGAAGCCGCCCAACAATTCAGGAGCCTGGCCAGCGAAGGAAAGGGAGATGAGGCATTCAAAGGAAAAGTTTACCATAATCTTGGAAACACATACCTTCAATCCAGGAAACTGGAAGAAAGCATTGAAGCCTATAAGCAGGCTTTGCGCCTTCAACCGAATGATCCGGAAACCAAGTACAACCTGGCTTATGCGCAATCCCTGCTAAAGAAGCAGCAACAGCAGGATCAGGAAAAACAGGATCAGGAGAATAAGGATAAAGACAAAAAAGACGAAGAGAACAAGGACCAACAGGAAAAAGAAAAGGAAAAAGAGCAAGACGAAAAGAAAGATCAGCAGGACAAGAAAGATCAGCAGGACAAAAAAGATCAGCAGGACGAGAAAAAGAATCAGGAGGACAGCAAGGAATCACAGGAAAAGGAAGGCCAGAAGAACGATGAACAGAAACAGGGAAATAAACCTGATAAGCCCGATAAGATATCCAGGGAAGATGCCGAGCGCTTGCTGGATGCTTTGCAGTATGAGGAAAAGAAATTATTAGATGAACAACAAAAAGTCATCAAAGGCAAAAAAGTACCTGTAGCGAAAGACTGGTAA
- a CDS encoding MFS transporter — translation MLTFAGMQAVAGNIWKLYVLKVSRWFMLFMPIFILFYEDLGLTLREITLLQSGYYLTIAILEIPSGYFSDRYGRRNTLIIGTTATFTGFLLYTFASSFLWLLLAEICLGVGMSFVSGTDSALLFESLKATGKEATYIRHEGRVVSIGNFAEGLAGIAGGILAGISLRYPYIAQCAVSLIAVPVAWSLKEAEVTDPENRKITPVREILRFLSTENKALSAVMMYSAVLGVATLLMAKIFLQPTFQRIGLPVFWFGFMWTGLQFIVGITAYFSGHLDDKFGKRTMAWVMLCGITGGFLCMPFFGNWYVLILFSIFYAIRGLATPLMRSYINILCPAGMRATVLSIRSFVIRCIAAIASPFLGWLADVYSLDHALWMAGGMFLVLGILTLIWVMGSGALAQLNKSRN, via the coding sequence ATGCTTACCTTTGCAGGCATGCAAGCTGTTGCCGGTAACATCTGGAAATTATATGTCCTGAAAGTTTCAAGATGGTTCATGCTCTTCATGCCCATCTTCATCCTATTCTATGAAGACCTGGGCCTGACCCTGCGGGAGATTACACTGCTACAATCCGGATACTACCTGACCATTGCTATACTGGAAATACCATCGGGTTATTTTTCCGATCGCTATGGCAGGCGCAATACCCTGATCATTGGCACCACAGCCACATTTACCGGCTTTCTCCTATACACGTTCGCTTCATCATTCTTATGGTTACTCCTGGCGGAAATTTGTTTGGGCGTAGGCATGAGTTTTGTATCAGGAACAGATTCCGCCTTGTTGTTTGAATCACTGAAAGCCACTGGTAAGGAAGCCACCTATATCCGCCATGAAGGGAGGGTCGTATCTATAGGGAATTTTGCAGAAGGCCTGGCTGGTATAGCCGGAGGAATATTGGCAGGTATTAGTTTGCGTTACCCGTACATTGCTCAGTGTGCTGTTTCTCTCATCGCGGTTCCCGTAGCCTGGAGTTTGAAGGAAGCGGAAGTCACTGACCCGGAAAATAGAAAGATCACTCCTGTCAGAGAGATCCTGCGATTTCTTTCAACGGAAAATAAGGCGTTAAGTGCGGTGATGATGTATTCGGCGGTGCTTGGCGTTGCCACGTTGTTGATGGCAAAGATTTTCCTGCAACCGACCTTTCAGCGAATAGGTTTGCCGGTCTTTTGGTTTGGGTTTATGTGGACCGGTTTGCAATTCATTGTTGGTATCACCGCATATTTTTCCGGCCATCTGGATGATAAATTTGGCAAACGTACAATGGCATGGGTGATGCTGTGTGGCATCACCGGTGGATTTTTGTGCATGCCATTCTTTGGGAATTGGTACGTGTTGATATTGTTTTCGATCTTTTATGCCATCCGCGGATTGGCGACGCCACTGATGAGAAGCTATATCAATATCCTTTGTCCGGCAGGAATGCGTGCTACCGTCCTTTCCATCCGCAGTTTTGTAATTCGCTGTATCGCTGCGATAGCCTCCCCTTTTCTTGGCTGGTTAGCGGATGTATATTCGCTGGACCATGCCTTGTGGATGGCCGGAGGAATGTTTCTTGTCCTGGGAATCCTCACCCTGATATGGGTGATGGGTAGCGGTGCCCTTGCACAGCTGAACAAGTCCCGGAATTGA
- a CDS encoding helix-turn-helix domain-containing protein, translating to MIKKSSTGHEPVHFLAGNMQILRQRKGLSQEEMALELGVKRASLSGYELGHAQPNLEVLVVLADLVQIPLDILIRKDLSALSEKALTDLEKGVTIDTDGKKLRVLSTTVDQDGLENIELVPVEASAGYTRGFADPDYIKVLPTFRLPFMPRERKYRTFPIKGDSMPPVSPGSWVTASFVQNWNRIKDGEPCIIITQNDGIVFKMVTNQLEKDNTFLLCSTNPAYEPYAINVAEVSEIWRFEHYISAELPEPNLSRDELAQAVVDLQREVALIRNTMRPKV from the coding sequence ATGATAAAAAAGTCGTCAACCGGACATGAGCCTGTACATTTTTTAGCAGGCAACATGCAAATTCTCCGGCAAAGGAAAGGGCTTTCCCAGGAGGAAATGGCCCTTGAATTGGGTGTGAAACGCGCCTCATTAAGTGGTTATGAACTCGGGCATGCCCAGCCCAATCTGGAGGTGTTGGTCGTACTGGCGGATTTGGTTCAGATCCCTTTGGATATTCTGATCAGGAAAGATCTCTCGGCACTTTCCGAGAAAGCCCTGACAGATCTTGAAAAGGGGGTTACCATTGACACGGATGGCAAGAAGCTACGGGTCTTATCGACCACGGTGGATCAGGATGGCCTCGAGAATATCGAGCTGGTGCCTGTAGAAGCCAGTGCCGGTTATACCCGTGGCTTCGCCGATCCGGATTATATTAAAGTGCTGCCCACTTTCAGACTCCCATTTATGCCCAGGGAAAGAAAGTACCGAACATTCCCGATCAAAGGAGATTCAATGCCACCCGTCTCACCGGGCTCATGGGTAACGGCATCCTTTGTGCAGAACTGGAACAGGATCAAGGATGGTGAACCTTGTATCATTATCACCCAGAATGACGGGATCGTATTTAAAATGGTGACCAATCAATTGGAAAAAGACAATACCTTCCTTTTGTGTTCCACCAATCCGGCCTATGAACCGTACGCGATCAACGTGGCCGAAGTAAGTGAGATATGGCGCTTCGAACATTATATCAGCGCAGAACTTCCTGAGCCTAACCTGAGCCGTGACGAACTCGCCCAGGCAGTCGTTGATCTTCAGCGTGAAGTAGCGCTGATCCGCAATACGATGAGGCCTAAAGTTTAG
- a CDS encoding DUF4293 domain-containing protein, with translation MLQRIQTVFLILAAGFVMPLLYFPLGEVKMAEAEEAAPFYVYGLMDGLSGNVKLFTVPLFVLLSLSILLSFVTVLLYKNRTRQMLIGRIILVALLIFQVAIFYYAYAIISHNEAWVFEMSPVTVLPVVSVVFVILALRAIRKDEELVRSMDRIR, from the coding sequence ATGTTGCAACGGATTCAAACTGTTTTTCTTATTCTGGCTGCGGGTTTTGTGATGCCTCTGCTTTATTTTCCTTTGGGCGAAGTTAAAATGGCAGAAGCTGAAGAAGCGGCTCCATTTTATGTATATGGATTAATGGACGGACTTAGCGGGAATGTAAAGTTATTCACCGTTCCGTTGTTTGTGCTGCTGTCTCTATCAATCCTGCTCTCATTTGTAACTGTATTGCTTTATAAGAACAGGACACGTCAGATGCTGATTGGAAGAATTATTCTGGTGGCCTTGTTGATCTTTCAGGTGGCGATATTCTACTACGCCTATGCCATCATCAGTCATAATGAAGCCTGGGTGTTTGAGATGTCACCGGTCACGGTACTTCCCGTTGTGTCTGTGGTATTTGTTATTCTTGCCCTTCGGGCGATCCGGAAAGACGAGGAGTTGGTTCGTTCGATGGATCGGATCCGCTGA
- a CDS encoding VWA domain-containing protein, with the protein MKDITFAYPWVFLALLLIPVLVFLYFSKLRHARPALILSSLPYIPREKAGLRSRLVHVPFFLRLLTLAVIITALARPQSSLSQRSISTEGIDIVVAMDISSSMLARDFKPDRLESSKRLASEFIERRPNDRIGLVVFAGESFTQCPLTTDHSILINRFGSIRVGLLQDGTAIGLGLANAVNRLRSSEAKSKVVILLTDGVNNSGSITPETATELAETMGVRVYTIGVGTKGMAYGPIGQRPDGKVVFDMVPVEIDEKVLGSIADNTGGQYFRAQNENELRTIYKQIDQLEKSKIDVTEFTEKGEEFLPLALLAIGLLLAEFILSQTLFRSTP; encoded by the coding sequence ATGAAGGATATAACCTTTGCATATCCCTGGGTGTTCCTTGCCCTCCTGCTCATTCCGGTGCTGGTATTTCTGTATTTCAGCAAACTCAGGCATGCCCGTCCTGCACTGATCCTATCTTCATTGCCGTATATCCCACGGGAAAAAGCAGGATTAAGAAGCCGGTTGGTTCATGTTCCGTTTTTTCTCCGGCTTCTCACGCTTGCTGTTATCATCACGGCTTTGGCCAGGCCACAATCCAGTCTCAGTCAGCGAAGCATATCAACGGAAGGAATTGATATTGTTGTTGCCATGGATATTTCCAGCAGTATGTTGGCCAGGGATTTCAAGCCGGATCGCCTGGAGTCATCAAAAAGACTGGCATCGGAATTCATCGAACGAAGACCAAATGACAGGATAGGCCTGGTGGTCTTTGCCGGAGAAAGCTTTACGCAGTGCCCGCTTACAACCGACCATTCAATCCTGATCAATCGCTTTGGCTCTATTCGCGTTGGCCTGCTTCAGGATGGCACTGCCATCGGATTGGGGCTGGCCAATGCAGTAAACAGACTGCGTTCAAGTGAAGCCAAAAGCAAGGTGGTAATCCTCCTTACCGACGGTGTGAACAATAGCGGTTCCATCACGCCTGAAACAGCTACCGAACTGGCAGAGACCATGGGCGTCCGGGTGTACACGATTGGCGTAGGCACCAAAGGGATGGCTTATGGTCCGATCGGGCAAAGGCCGGATGGGAAAGTGGTATTTGATATGGTTCCGGTAGAGATTGATGAAAAGGTCCTGGGAAGTATCGCTGACAATACGGGCGGTCAATACTTCCGGGCACAGAATGAAAATGAGCTCCGCACGATTTACAAGCAAATCGATCAGCTGGAAAAATCAAAGATCGATGTCACCGAATTTACCGAGAAAGGTGAGGAATTTTTACCCCTTGCCTTGCTAGCCATCGGATTGCTCCTGGCTGAATTCATCCTTAGTCAAACCTTGTTCAGAAGCACACCCTGA
- a CDS encoding protein BatD has product MKSRYHILRLTGYILILLAMACTGLHAQVRFQASVDKNQVGVGEYFQLNYELNSMGSDFRPPSVAGIEVVQQLGPSRQSYNINGQVSEKWTMKYLLQTKQEGEVVIPPASIKVKGEVYETETIRVKVTKAASSGSAVAESGDKDVFLKLESSKNSAYVGEVLTLSCYLYSKVNIGNFEPFDIQKDGFLHFTVPPVRKPGEPVSVNGVRYTRWRMQKDILVPQKAGQLEIPAISTTFYVQEAIPGRRSWADAIFGTPTRNVPRSVKTPPMRFNIKPLPEEGKPVGFTGAVGDLRMKVETDRNRLKANEAVTLTITLSGNGNLQLLETPHPDFSASFEVYDPKKSENISINENGISGSVKFEYVLIPRRDGKITIPSFPFHYFNPVRSSYVTLESPEFVIEVEPGSAPHTNAVRAPGQPEMIGDDIRYIHTGNGQLASIDNNFFASATHLALSGLPVLALFWLIGYARKRKREDADVQGSQSRKARKMARKRLAKAESLLKANQKEGYYEEVHKALWNYVGHRLRIEPADLSMEKALDSLKSGGVDDDTVASLGRLIGQCEMARYAPPGSIGELENFLEQSIQVIAKIENQLQ; this is encoded by the coding sequence ATGAAAAGCCGCTATCACATATTGAGGTTGACCGGATACATCCTGATCCTGCTAGCCATGGCATGCACAGGATTGCATGCGCAGGTTAGGTTCCAGGCAAGTGTAGACAAGAACCAGGTGGGTGTGGGTGAATACTTCCAGTTGAATTATGAGCTGAATTCCATGGGTAGTGACTTCCGGCCTCCCAGCGTGGCAGGCATCGAAGTGGTTCAGCAGCTCGGCCCTAGCCGGCAAAGCTATAATATCAACGGACAGGTATCTGAAAAATGGACAATGAAATACCTTCTCCAAACCAAGCAGGAAGGTGAAGTGGTTATTCCGCCCGCATCCATTAAGGTCAAGGGAGAAGTATATGAGACAGAAACGATCCGCGTTAAGGTTACCAAGGCAGCGAGCTCAGGCAGCGCTGTTGCCGAATCAGGAGACAAGGATGTTTTCCTTAAACTGGAGAGCTCAAAAAACTCCGCCTATGTCGGTGAAGTACTGACCTTATCATGCTACCTCTACAGCAAAGTAAACATCGGGAATTTCGAACCCTTTGACATTCAAAAAGACGGCTTCCTCCACTTCACCGTACCACCGGTCAGAAAGCCGGGAGAACCCGTATCTGTTAACGGTGTCCGATACACCAGGTGGCGTATGCAAAAAGACATCCTTGTGCCTCAGAAAGCCGGTCAACTCGAGATCCCCGCCATCTCTACCACCTTTTATGTGCAAGAGGCTATTCCAGGGCGCCGGTCGTGGGCGGATGCCATATTCGGCACACCCACCCGAAACGTTCCCAGATCGGTAAAGACCCCCCCGATGAGGTTTAACATCAAGCCCTTGCCGGAGGAAGGAAAGCCGGTAGGGTTTACCGGTGCAGTGGGTGATCTGCGCATGAAAGTTGAAACGGACCGCAACCGCCTGAAAGCAAACGAAGCTGTTACGCTTACCATTACGCTTTCCGGTAACGGCAATTTACAGTTACTGGAAACGCCCCATCCGGATTTCTCGGCATCTTTTGAGGTTTACGACCCGAAGAAATCCGAGAACATATCCATCAATGAAAATGGCATCTCCGGGAGTGTAAAATTCGAGTATGTGCTGATCCCGCGACGGGACGGAAAGATCACCATTCCATCATTCCCGTTTCACTATTTCAATCCGGTCAGATCCAGTTACGTAACCCTGGAGTCCCCGGAATTTGTCATTGAAGTTGAACCCGGAAGCGCACCCCATACCAATGCGGTTCGTGCACCCGGACAACCGGAAATGATCGGAGATGACATCCGTTATATTCACACCGGAAATGGCCAGCTTGCTTCCATTGACAACAATTTCTTCGCATCCGCCACCCACCTGGCACTGTCAGGTTTACCGGTGCTGGCGTTGTTCTGGCTGATCGGATATGCCCGGAAAAGAAAGCGCGAAGACGCCGATGTACAGGGAAGCCAAAGCCGGAAGGCTCGGAAAATGGCACGTAAAAGATTGGCCAAAGCGGAATCCCTGCTGAAAGCAAATCAAAAGGAAGGTTATTATGAAGAAGTCCACAAGGCATTGTGGAACTACGTAGGCCACCGGTTACGCATCGAACCGGCAGATCTGTCTATGGAAAAGGCCCTTGATTCTCTCAAATCCGGAGGCGTAGATGATGATACGGTTGCTTCACTCGGCAGGTTGATCGGGCAATGTGAAATGGCACGTTATGCACCTCCCGGCAGTATCGGTGAATTGGAGAACTTCCTGGAGCAATCGATCCAGGTAATCGCTAAAATTGAAAACCAGTTGCAATGA